TGAGGAAATTTTTTGGGTTAAGAATAATGTCTTAACTAAAGAAATGGTAAGAGAGGCTAGGGACGAGGAACTCATATCTGATATTATAGCAGCAATGGCTTTCTCTGATATACCACCCTCTAGTTCAACAATATCGGATCAGTACTATGGTTTGAAAGAGAGTGAAAGATCTTTTGAATTGGAATTACAGCTTAGAAAAATAGGCATTGAAAATCTAGAAAAGCAATTTATAAATGTATATGATGAGATACGAGCGGTTCTGCATATAAGTACCAAAAATTTTAGAGAAATAGTATTTGGTGATCCTGCTCTGAAGTTGCCTAGATATTTCCATGTTGTATTCTTAGCTTTTCATAAATTATTAATTAGAGAAAATAAACAAATAAGTAGTTATACAGAATTGGAAAAGAAGTTAACAGGCATAGCTTCCCACATTAGAATAACTGAAGGTGGAAATTGGAGCGCCTCTAATAAAAATGATAATGTTAATGCTGTTTCTGGCATCTTGCAAAGTTGTTTTAAGAATAAATCCGTGGAGGATCCAGCGAGTCATAGATGGTTAACTGAATTTGAATCATTATTAATGCAGTCAAAGACAGAACAAACGCTCTATGATTTCAAACAGGGTTTTACAGTATTGGATTCATCTAATGCTTTTGATACTAATAGTTTCGCTAAAATAGTTAAAACGTTGACTGCTATGGCTAATAACAGCCCTCATTCAGTTGGATATGTGTGCGTGGGTGTTTCTGATAAATTTACAGATGCTCAGCGAATAAAAGAAATATATGGAGTTGAACCAACGAATTATAGAGGGTTCTTTATAACAGGAATAGGGCATGAAGCACAGATTTTAAAAAAGGATCTTGATTCCTTCTATAGATGGATAATTCAAGAAATTAAAAAACAGCCTATTTCTGATGAGGCTAAAGATATATTGTCGCGGAACATTAGAATAATTAATTATTTCGAGAAAGATGTATTGATAATTACTGTTAAATCTACTGCAAATCCTATGATTTATCAGGATAAGTACTATACACGGCATGGA
The window above is part of the Paenibacillus sp. FSL H8-0048 genome. Proteins encoded here:
- a CDS encoding DUF262 domain-containing protein — its product is MEKKIVSSLQRELSIRSETIQRLFNFYQNELFYVNRRYQRKLIWTIEEKRKFVDSLIKGYPVPLILLADSVNDGTSVFEIIDGMQRLNAVMSFIEGEFSYNDMYFDLETMVESKSLLDKGVLIQKKPVLDRNVCEVFSSYVLPLSIYSFNDEKKVDEIFIRINSYGKHLSRQELRSAGTLGIFNDLVKKLAAEIRTDVSPGNILNLNKMKQISITSTGLDYGIPVEEIFWVKNNVLTKEMVREARDEELISDIIAAMAFSDIPPSSSTISDQYYGLKESERSFELELQLRKIGIENLEKQFINVYDEIRAVLHISTKNFREIVFGDPALKLPRYFHVVFLAFHKLLIRENKQISSYTELEKKLTGIASHIRITEGGNWSASNKNDNVNAVSGILQSCFKNKSVEDPASHRWLTEFESLLMQSKTEQTLYDFKQGFTVLDSSNAFDTNSFAKIVKTLTAMANNSPHSVGYVCVGVSDKFTDAQRIKEIYGVEPTNYRGFFITGIGHEAQILKKDLDSFYRWIIQEIKKQPISDEAKDILSRNIRIINYFEKDVLIITVKSTANPMIYQDKYYTRHGANINEVEPKDYPSFFRRFSQ